Proteins encoded within one genomic window of Pedosphaera parvula Ellin514:
- a CDS encoding glycosyltransferase family 2 protein yields MDISVVILSWNDRSYLEECLESLEQGSVSHSLEIIVVDNASTDGSPEMVESKYPRVKLIRNRENLGFPKGNNVGIEASRGKYVCLLNSDIKVLGRCLDILVDYMDEHRDIGMIGPRILNGDRTHQSSCRRFPTLWNNFCVMTGLAKLLPGSKFFSGEHMFYFKGDRELDVEVLVGCFWMVRREAMEKFGLLDEGFFMYAEDVDWCKRCWASGWRITFHPGAESVHYRGGSSAKRDPVWLALTQQRSILRYWKKHHGVTGQVSMSCLIFAHKCARWVAALGSYVMRPSKRKDSLTRMQVSAASMMAILGRSNGGQA; encoded by the coding sequence ATGGATATTTCCGTTGTCATCCTAAGTTGGAACGACCGCTCTTATCTCGAGGAGTGCCTTGAGAGCCTGGAGCAGGGATCGGTTTCGCACAGCCTGGAAATCATCGTGGTGGACAATGCATCCACCGACGGATCGCCGGAGATGGTGGAGTCGAAATATCCGCGGGTGAAACTCATCAGGAACCGGGAGAATTTAGGATTCCCCAAAGGCAACAATGTGGGGATTGAAGCGAGCCGGGGGAAATATGTTTGCCTGCTGAATTCGGATATAAAGGTTTTGGGCCGTTGCCTGGACATCCTGGTGGATTACATGGATGAGCATCGTGACATTGGGATGATTGGCCCCAGGATTCTAAACGGTGACCGGACGCATCAGAGTTCGTGCCGCCGGTTTCCGACATTGTGGAATAACTTTTGTGTGATGACGGGATTGGCGAAGCTTTTGCCGGGCTCGAAGTTTTTCAGCGGTGAGCATATGTTTTATTTCAAGGGCGACCGGGAGTTGGACGTGGAGGTACTGGTGGGTTGCTTTTGGATGGTTCGGCGTGAGGCGATGGAGAAATTCGGGCTGTTGGATGAAGGGTTCTTCATGTATGCGGAGGATGTGGACTGGTGCAAGCGATGCTGGGCATCAGGGTGGCGGATTACATTCCATCCCGGCGCGGAATCGGTTCATTATCGCGGGGGCAGTAGTGCGAAGCGTGACCCGGTGTGGCTGGCGCTCACGCAGCAACGGTCGATTTTACGTTACTGGAAAAAGCATCACGGTGTGACGGGCCAGGTGAGCATGAGTTGCCTGATATTTGCGCATAAGTGCGCGCGCTGGGTGGCGGCGCTGGGGAGTTACGTGATGAGGCCTTCGAAGCGAAAAGACAGCCTGACGCGGATGCAGGTTTCGGCGGCGTCGATGATGGCAATTTTGGGGCGAAGCAATGGCGGGCAGGCGTAG
- a CDS encoding DegT/DnrJ/EryC1/StrS family aminotransferase codes for MDQPIPYLDLPAQLRPLRKEIDAVIAKTLDNCSFCLGPDVVQFERDFASFCEAKHAAGFNSGTSALHVALLLLNVGPGDEVITTPHTFVATSWAISYVGARPVYVDIDDQTCTMDPKLVEKAITPRTKAIMPVHLYGHPCDLEPLLAICRKHNLPLVEDAAQAHGAKYKGKVVGTFGAVSGFSFYPGKNLGACGEGGALVTNSEAYATRARSLREHGSTQRYYHDEVGFNYRMEGIQGAVLGVKLKHLNQWTQARRHVANLYHKLLADTPLQLPHEAVWAESVYHLYVVRHPRRDALKKHLEEHKIGCALHYPLPLHLQKCYGSLGYKAGDFPVAEKAARECLSLPIYPELTDSQVQRVAQVIHKFFEG; via the coding sequence ATGGACCAACCAATTCCCTACCTCGACCTGCCCGCCCAGCTTCGACCTTTGCGTAAAGAAATCGATGCGGTCATAGCCAAAACACTCGATAATTGCAGCTTTTGCCTGGGGCCGGATGTGGTGCAATTTGAGCGCGATTTTGCTTCCTTTTGTGAGGCAAAGCATGCCGCTGGTTTCAACAGCGGCACCTCGGCGCTACATGTAGCATTACTATTGCTGAATGTTGGGCCGGGGGACGAGGTCATCACCACGCCGCATACTTTCGTTGCGACCAGTTGGGCGATTTCCTATGTAGGCGCCCGCCCGGTATATGTCGATATTGATGACCAGACCTGCACCATGGATCCGAAGTTGGTGGAGAAAGCCATTACTCCGCGGACGAAAGCCATCATGCCGGTGCATCTTTACGGTCATCCATGTGATTTGGAGCCTTTACTGGCGATTTGTCGCAAGCACAATCTGCCGTTGGTGGAAGACGCAGCCCAGGCGCATGGAGCGAAATATAAGGGAAAAGTGGTTGGCACTTTCGGAGCGGTATCCGGCTTTAGCTTTTATCCGGGGAAAAACCTGGGCGCCTGTGGCGAAGGTGGGGCATTGGTGACGAACAGCGAAGCTTATGCGACCCGGGCGCGATCGTTGCGCGAGCACGGTTCCACCCAACGTTATTATCATGATGAAGTTGGATTCAACTACCGCATGGAAGGAATTCAGGGAGCGGTTCTCGGAGTCAAGCTGAAACACTTGAATCAATGGACCCAGGCGCGCCGCCATGTGGCTAATTTGTATCATAAACTTTTGGCGGACACACCGCTGCAATTGCCCCATGAAGCGGTCTGGGCTGAAAGTGTTTATCATCTTTACGTGGTGCGCCATCCCCGGAGGGATGCATTGAAAAAGCATTTGGAAGAGCACAAGATCGGTTGCGCACTCCATTACCCATTGCCGCTGCATTTGCAAAAGTGTTATGGCTCGCTCGGGTATAAGGCGGGTGATTTTCCGGTGGCCGAAAAAGCAGCTCGTGAATGTTTGAGCCTGCCGATTTATCCCGAGTTGACCGATAGTCAGGTGCAGCGGGTGGCCCAGGTTATTCACAAGTTCTTCGAGGGTTGA
- a CDS encoding tetratricopeptide repeat protein, which translates to MSKDFQRTFNWVAVLFLATAAVSCTQQSHLKRADRYFQLEDYDHAEVEYINVIRKDPKNAHGFANLGAIYVEQGRFSRAFTFLSRARELDPTGDPGIHMKIGSLYFSAGRMKEAQEEVKYVLEKRPQDQDAPMLLADLASTSQEVEQTRQALQKLLAAGGYKPACEVAISTLLIKQNNLKGAEEAINRALDIDKKFGPAYLALANLHLIKNEVKEAEQALKAAADNASAHSPRRVRYALFKIQHGEMEQGKVLLKAIVQKTPDNLPAWQALAETALSEKQFDEAMAIIDKVLIRDPENFDFLQLHGRTYLGKGDSAKALAEFEKTVRLYPQSPQAFYHLALAQMVANDSPKALGSLKQALALNRSYPEAQLLSAEIYIRSGDLNSAVALLTQLVRQQPRLVQAQLLLAEAYRARGNYAEALGIYDQLRQSFPHEPQYVYKAGLTFIQMNKKEEAQKAFEKVLVMSPDNLPALEQIVNLDIQAQDYSKALSLLDKEMANEKIVPELCVLQARIFESQKATQKAVAALKRAIELNPQMRIAYFLLARLYMESKQNEQAITNLQEVMVKNPKDTSALMMIGTIRDQEKNFAAARDAYEKLIAIDPNFSAALNNLAYLYSEHFNQLDKALEMARRARELMVYDPSTADTLGWILFKKAQYAAALTLNREAADKLPGEPEIQFHVGMGYYMLGKEESARLYLQRALQLKSDFFGHEEASLRLSILAIDPKSGGDDVQSKLEKRIADQPEDEVALCRLAGIYERTGAFQKAADAYQKALKTSPDNAKVMASLALLYSDHLNNQQKALELAKNAHSLSPEDADISGALGHIAFLSRDYKWSLSLLQEADQKSPGNVGRQFDYAKALYSVGHVEEATGIIQKTLQSGAATAQAEEAKRWLEMINLAANPTQALKETPRIEAALKADAGCVPALVAVAAGFEQKADAASARKSYEKVLELFPEFIPAKRKLAMLYSDDPAKDNQTYEMAVQARELFRNDPGLTKALGIVAYRKGDYTKSTELLKESAKGLSDDAGVLYYLGMSQYKLKKRVESKASLQHALELHLSTQFASEARRVLTELN; encoded by the coding sequence ATGTCAAAAGATTTTCAACGCACTTTTAATTGGGTTGCTGTTTTGTTTCTGGCAACAGCCGCCGTCAGTTGTACGCAGCAGAGCCATTTGAAACGCGCGGATCGATATTTTCAATTGGAGGATTACGACCATGCGGAGGTTGAGTACATCAACGTCATTCGGAAGGATCCCAAAAACGCCCATGGGTTCGCGAACTTAGGGGCGATTTACGTGGAGCAGGGGCGGTTTTCGCGTGCATTTACCTTCCTGTCGAGAGCCCGGGAGCTCGATCCTACCGGTGACCCCGGCATCCATATGAAAATCGGTTCACTCTACTTTTCCGCAGGTAGAATGAAGGAAGCTCAGGAAGAGGTGAAATACGTCCTGGAAAAGCGGCCTCAGGATCAAGACGCGCCGATGTTGCTCGCCGATTTGGCTTCCACTTCCCAGGAAGTCGAACAAACCAGGCAGGCCTTACAGAAGTTACTCGCTGCGGGTGGATATAAGCCGGCGTGTGAGGTAGCCATCAGCACCCTGCTGATTAAACAAAACAATCTGAAGGGAGCTGAAGAAGCCATTAACCGGGCGTTGGACATTGACAAGAAATTTGGCCCGGCGTATTTGGCGCTTGCCAATCTCCACCTGATAAAAAACGAGGTGAAGGAAGCGGAGCAGGCGTTGAAGGCCGCAGCGGACAACGCTTCTGCGCACTCGCCAAGACGCGTGAGGTATGCGCTTTTCAAAATTCAGCATGGAGAGATGGAACAGGGGAAGGTTCTCTTAAAAGCCATTGTTCAAAAGACGCCTGACAACCTGCCAGCCTGGCAGGCGCTGGCGGAAACGGCGTTGAGTGAGAAACAGTTTGATGAGGCGATGGCAATAATTGACAAGGTGCTCATACGCGATCCCGAGAACTTCGACTTCCTGCAACTGCATGGCCGCACTTATCTTGGAAAAGGTGACAGCGCCAAGGCTTTGGCGGAATTCGAAAAAACGGTCCGGCTTTATCCCCAATCTCCTCAAGCCTTTTATCACCTGGCGCTGGCGCAAATGGTGGCAAACGATTCTCCCAAGGCGCTGGGGAGCTTGAAGCAGGCCCTGGCATTGAATCGCTCGTATCCCGAGGCGCAATTGCTGTCAGCCGAAATATACATTCGAAGCGGGGATCTCAATTCAGCCGTCGCCTTACTTACCCAATTGGTGCGACAACAGCCCCGGTTGGTTCAGGCGCAGTTATTACTGGCCGAGGCTTACCGGGCCAGAGGTAATTATGCGGAGGCGCTGGGGATTTACGACCAGCTCAGGCAATCGTTTCCACACGAGCCGCAGTATGTCTATAAAGCAGGCTTAACCTTCATCCAGATGAATAAAAAGGAGGAAGCGCAAAAAGCATTTGAAAAAGTGCTGGTTATGTCACCTGACAATCTTCCCGCCCTGGAACAAATTGTGAACCTGGACATTCAAGCACAGGATTACAGCAAGGCCCTGAGCCTTTTGGACAAAGAGATGGCGAATGAGAAGATCGTTCCCGAGTTGTGTGTGCTGCAGGCCAGGATATTCGAAAGTCAAAAAGCCACTCAAAAAGCAGTAGCCGCTTTGAAACGAGCCATAGAATTGAATCCCCAGATGCGGATAGCCTACTTTTTGCTGGCGCGCTTGTACATGGAGTCCAAGCAGAATGAACAAGCCATAACCAATTTGCAGGAAGTAATGGTCAAAAATCCGAAGGACACCAGTGCGCTCATGATGATAGGAACGATCCGGGATCAGGAAAAGAATTTTGCAGCCGCCCGGGATGCCTACGAAAAGCTCATTGCAATCGATCCCAATTTCAGCGCGGCGCTGAACAACCTGGCGTATCTTTATTCCGAACATTTTAACCAACTCGACAAAGCGTTGGAGATGGCTCGACGCGCCCGGGAATTAATGGTCTATGATCCCTCGACCGCCGATACCCTGGGTTGGATATTATTCAAGAAGGCACAATATGCGGCCGCGCTGACGCTTAACCGCGAGGCGGCGGATAAGCTTCCGGGAGAACCGGAGATACAGTTCCATGTTGGCATGGGCTACTACATGTTGGGAAAGGAAGAGTCCGCACGACTTTACCTTCAGCGGGCGCTGCAGTTAAAGAGCGACTTTTTTGGACATGAGGAGGCCAGTTTGCGCCTGTCAATTCTGGCGATTGATCCCAAAAGTGGCGGCGACGATGTGCAGTCGAAGTTGGAAAAGAGGATTGCTGATCAACCCGAGGATGAAGTTGCGTTGTGCCGCCTGGCGGGCATTTACGAGCGGACAGGAGCATTTCAAAAGGCCGCCGATGCTTATCAAAAAGCGCTGAAAACAAGCCCGGACAATGCGAAGGTAATGGCCAGCCTGGCGTTGCTTTATTCCGACCATCTGAACAACCAACAAAAAGCCCTGGAGCTGGCCAAAAACGCTCATTCATTGAGCCCGGAGGATGCGGACATTTCCGGAGCGCTGGGCCACATTGCGTTTTTATCACGGGATTACAAATGGTCGCTCAGCTTGTTGCAGGAAGCGGACCAAAAGAGTCCTGGGAATGTGGGGAGGCAGTTCGATTATGCAAAGGCTCTTTACAGTGTGGGCCATGTGGAAGAGGCGACCGGCATCATTCAAAAAACCTTGCAGAGTGGCGCTGCTACAGCGCAGGCCGAAGAAGCAAAGCGCTGGTTGGAAATGATCAATCTGGCAGCCAATCCGACGCAAGCACTCAAGGAAACGCCCAGGATTGAGGCGGCGTTGAAGGCAGATGCAGGCTGTGTTCCTGCCTTGGTGGCAGTGGCGGCGGGTTTTGAGCAGAAAGCTGATGCGGCATCGGCAAGGAAGAGTTACGAAAAGGTGTTGGAACTTTTCCCCGAGTTCATTCCAGCCAAGAGAAAGCTGGCGATGCTCTACTCAGATGACCCCGCCAAGGATAATCAAACCTATGAAATGGCAGTCCAGGCCCGTGAGCTTTTCCGCAACGACCCCGGTTTAACGAAGGCATTAGGCATTGTGGCATATCGGAAAGGGGATTACACAAAGTCCACGGAGTTGCTGAAGGAGAGTGCAAAAGGACTGAGTGATGATGCGGGGGTGCTGTATTATTTGGGAATGAGCCAATATAAGTTGAAGAAAAGAGTTGAAAGCAAGGCCTCGCTCCAGCATGCGCTGGAGTTGCACCTCTCCACCCAGTTTGCCTCGGAAGCGCGACGGGTATTGACGGAGTTGAATTGA
- a CDS encoding VPDSG-CTERM sorting domain-containing protein, which produces MMKWIKISVAAVMLALGTWSVSATPINGTITFAGGVTLNNADAGAATAVTGWVAPFVQSSGGDFGSIAVNTPVSIHAPWSFNSGPVASFWSVGGFTFDLISSSIAATVPGVGVVVTGTGTISGNSFTPTVGTWSFSTQNPSANAIFSFSASTGAVPDSGTTLVLLGCALSGVGLLRKKLMA; this is translated from the coding sequence ATGATGAAATGGATTAAAATTAGCGTGGCAGCAGTGATGCTGGCGCTCGGAACATGGAGTGTAAGTGCGACTCCGATTAACGGCACTATCACCTTTGCAGGTGGCGTTACTCTTAACAACGCTGATGCCGGCGCTGCTACTGCGGTGACCGGTTGGGTGGCACCATTCGTTCAGAGTTCTGGAGGCGATTTTGGCAGCATTGCAGTAAATACCCCGGTGAGCATTCATGCACCTTGGTCTTTTAATTCCGGCCCTGTTGCCAGCTTTTGGAGTGTTGGTGGATTTACGTTTGATCTTATCTCCTCTTCAATTGCAGCCACAGTTCCTGGTGTTGGTGTGGTTGTGACTGGAACCGGAACCATTAGTGGAAATAGCTTTACTCCAACTGTTGGCACCTGGAGTTTTTCCACACAGAATCCTTCGGCTAATGCCATCTTCTCATTCTCAGCCTCGACGGGCGCTGTTCCTGATAGTGGAACAACCTTGGTGCTCCTCGGTTGCGCTCTTTCGGGCGTTGGTTTGCTCAGGAAGAAGTTGATGGCCTAA
- a CDS encoding outer membrane beta-barrel protein codes for MKGSSVGLSFDVKASNRIGFPGGWGSGRYRLEAMVLCALSIPGSLKAQQVLAPPTSYVAVPAAVQEMQSEGAGSLRALDTLAPLLPHGLPFEMGPVTVHPHLSYRFLYGNGLSAAPGDQVASIIQEVSPGVLLEIGRHWTIDYTPIQRFYSDRRFQNGLDQNVSLIGGTSYEDWVLGLSQTYASTFTPLVQTAQQTDQQAFATGLTASYRFNSKLSLEMGLDQAITSAEGFNSSKQWSTMEWLAYQIWPRLDVSVGAGGGYVTESMGSDSAYGQLQGRVQWRATEKVSLQVHAGFEDRQFLASSANLLNPLYGVSIAYQPIAETSLSLSADRTVSSSLLQDQVTENTALTVSLSQQLLKKLSLNLAASYGEINYISELNAGSAGRVDSMYSFNAHLGWPFLKRGTAGVFYQFSNNNSSQNGFSYSSNQVGLELGYRY; via the coding sequence GTGAAAGGAAGTAGTGTGGGATTGTCATTTGATGTGAAGGCTTCAAACCGAATCGGGTTTCCTGGCGGTTGGGGAAGTGGAAGATACAGGCTGGAAGCGATGGTGCTTTGTGCGCTGAGCATTCCAGGTAGCTTGAAGGCTCAGCAGGTGCTGGCGCCACCGACTTCATATGTAGCGGTGCCGGCAGCCGTTCAGGAAATGCAGAGTGAGGGAGCGGGGAGTTTGCGGGCACTGGATACGCTGGCACCGTTGCTGCCGCATGGTTTGCCTTTTGAGATGGGGCCGGTGACGGTGCACCCGCATTTGTCTTATCGATTCCTCTATGGGAATGGCCTCTCCGCCGCGCCGGGGGATCAAGTGGCTTCGATAATCCAGGAAGTTTCGCCGGGGGTTTTATTGGAGATTGGGCGGCATTGGACAATCGATTATACACCGATTCAACGATTCTACAGTGATAGGCGATTTCAGAACGGGCTGGATCAGAATGTGTCGTTAATCGGAGGAACCTCGTACGAAGACTGGGTTTTGGGACTGTCGCAGACATACGCTTCCACCTTCACGCCATTGGTGCAGACTGCGCAGCAAACGGATCAGCAAGCATTTGCCACTGGTCTTACTGCGTCGTATCGATTTAACAGCAAGCTCTCATTGGAGATGGGGCTGGATCAGGCCATCACTTCGGCGGAAGGATTTAACAGCTCCAAGCAATGGTCTACGATGGAATGGCTGGCTTATCAAATCTGGCCGCGGCTGGATGTTTCTGTTGGTGCTGGCGGAGGGTATGTCACCGAAAGCATGGGTTCGGATTCGGCTTACGGACAATTGCAGGGAAGAGTTCAGTGGCGAGCCACGGAAAAAGTAAGCCTGCAAGTGCATGCCGGTTTTGAAGATCGGCAGTTTCTGGCCAGCAGTGCGAATTTGCTCAACCCGCTGTATGGAGTGAGCATTGCCTACCAGCCCATTGCGGAGACCTCCCTTTCACTCAGTGCCGATCGCACGGTTAGCAGCTCTCTGTTGCAAGATCAAGTGACTGAAAATACCGCTTTGACTGTTTCATTGTCGCAGCAACTCCTCAAAAAACTTTCACTGAACCTCGCAGCTTCTTATGGCGAGATTAATTATATTTCCGAACTGAACGCAGGCTCGGCCGGACGCGTCGATAGCATGTATTCATTCAATGCCCATCTGGGTTGGCCGTTTCTTAAACGGGGGACAGCAGGGGTTTTTTACCAGTTTAGCAATAATAACTCGAGTCAGAATGGATTTTCTTATTCCAGTAATCAAGTTGGACTGGAACTCGGCTATCGGTATTAA
- a CDS encoding GNAT family N-acetyltransferase, protein MIGRLLSYASRHGVRATLGRARVSLGRAATGNRMVLFYCDLGEVQADEGERREVERKGSEKELSPQELARITNAWRPEETRRLMRERFERGATLWLLKLDGEIAAFGWTMAGGTMEPHYFPLGERDVHLFDFFVFPEFRGKRLNPGLVNHILGKLAEEGKARAFIEAAEWNVAQLSSLSRTRFRRFGAARKMRVLGRTLVVWSREK, encoded by the coding sequence ATGATCGGGCGGTTGTTGAGCTACGCGAGTCGTCATGGCGTGCGGGCGACGCTTGGTCGGGCCCGGGTTTCGCTAGGACGCGCGGCAACAGGGAACCGGATGGTGTTGTTTTACTGCGATCTTGGGGAGGTGCAAGCGGACGAGGGGGAACGGCGAGAGGTTGAGCGGAAGGGGTCTGAAAAGGAATTGAGTCCGCAGGAGTTGGCACGCATCACAAATGCGTGGCGCCCCGAGGAAACGCGGCGGTTGATGCGCGAGCGGTTTGAGAGAGGGGCGACGTTGTGGTTGTTGAAGCTGGATGGGGAGATAGCGGCGTTTGGGTGGACGATGGCGGGTGGGACGATGGAGCCGCATTATTTTCCACTCGGAGAGCGGGATGTGCATTTGTTTGATTTTTTTGTGTTTCCAGAATTTCGGGGGAAGCGGTTGAACCCGGGATTAGTGAATCATATTTTGGGAAAGTTGGCAGAGGAAGGGAAGGCGCGGGCGTTTATCGAGGCGGCGGAGTGGAATGTGGCGCAGTTGAGTTCGTTGAGCCGGACGAGGTTTCGGAGGTTTGGGGCGGCGAGAAAGATGCGGGTGCTGGGGCGAACGTTGGTGGTGTGGAGTAGAGAGAAGTGA
- the xrtC gene encoding VPDSG-CTERM-specific exosortase XrtC, with the protein MLIKEESKIPDEPRTVAKAASNHSAQNSGRGFLPAVIALVLCFGLPLYHLALFALKSELDSYILLIPFVSLYLYRLQKQKPVGHSEPARGLAILTAVGGLAVLAGYWFLERRGGVPAVEDQLALITLSGVLFFLGICCFCLGKEKVRAHAFPLCFLLFTVPLPLFLRTGIETFLQHSSALAADLLFMVSGTTFSREELIFQLPGIALRVAPECSGIHSSLILFITSFIASYLFLRSPWKRAVLIFAVIPLGIIRNGFRVFTIGELCVHIGPEMINSAIHHRGGPYFFALSLVPFFILLILLKRSERKTVPAAQES; encoded by the coding sequence ATGCTAATTAAAGAGGAATCGAAGATCCCGGATGAACCGCGTACTGTGGCAAAAGCGGCGTCAAATCATTCGGCTCAAAATTCAGGGCGTGGTTTTCTGCCTGCCGTAATAGCTTTAGTACTCTGCTTTGGCCTTCCTTTATATCATCTGGCCCTTTTCGCGCTGAAAAGCGAACTGGATTCCTACATCCTGCTGATTCCTTTCGTGAGTTTGTATTTGTATCGCCTGCAGAAGCAAAAACCAGTTGGTCACTCCGAGCCCGCGCGAGGTCTCGCAATCCTGACCGCAGTCGGCGGCCTTGCAGTCCTTGCTGGTTATTGGTTTTTAGAGCGTCGGGGCGGGGTTCCGGCTGTGGAGGATCAATTGGCGTTGATAACGTTGTCCGGCGTATTGTTCTTCCTGGGGATTTGCTGCTTTTGCCTGGGAAAGGAAAAGGTGCGAGCCCACGCTTTTCCGCTGTGCTTTCTCCTTTTCACAGTGCCGCTGCCATTATTTTTGAGAACGGGCATCGAGACATTTTTACAACACAGCTCAGCATTGGCGGCGGATCTGTTATTCATGGTTTCCGGGACGACTTTTTCCCGGGAGGAATTGATCTTCCAATTGCCGGGCATTGCCCTGCGCGTGGCGCCGGAATGCAGTGGAATCCATTCCAGCTTGATCCTGTTCATCACCAGCTTTATTGCCAGTTACCTGTTTTTGCGCAGTCCGTGGAAAAGAGCGGTGTTAATTTTCGCGGTCATACCACTGGGAATCATTCGCAATGGTTTCAGGGTTTTTACCATCGGCGAACTATGCGTGCATATTGGGCCGGAAATGATTAACTCGGCCATTCATCATCGCGGTGGCCCTTACTTTTTCGCCTTATCCCTGGTGCCATTTTTCATTCTTTTAATCCTGCTCAAAAGATCCGAGCGCAAAACTGTTCCTGCGGCGCAGGAATCTTAA
- a CDS encoding nucleotide sugar dehydrogenase, producing MKIAIVGLGYVGLPLSLQFALSGATVLGLDIDSAKVELINRGESYIKHIAGESVAEMVKGKRFSASADFSRVKEVEGVIICVPTPLNKNREPDISFILETGKAIAPHLAKGTLVVLESTTYPGTTDEDLRGVLEAGSGLKAGVDFHLAFSPEREDPGNVLSKVSKIPKVIGGYTPACLERAKALYGMAIQTLVPVSSCRVAEATKLLENIFRSVNIALVNELKLVYGAMGIDVWEVINAAKTKPFGFMPFYPGPGLGGHCIPIDPFYLTWKAREFNQNTRFIELAGEINTAMPNYVINRTAEALNTHRKPVNGSRVLIVGLAYKPNVDDERESPSYVLMSLLTERGAEVAYHDPYVPVIKPTREHPQWAGTRSVPWTRESLQGFDAVIIATNHLVTNYQELADWCPCIIDTRNAMVSVPTKEGQVWKA from the coding sequence ATGAAGATTGCGATTGTTGGTTTGGGTTATGTGGGATTGCCGTTGTCGCTGCAGTTCGCGCTTTCGGGTGCGACGGTGCTGGGGCTGGATATCGACTCGGCGAAGGTGGAGTTGATTAATCGGGGGGAGAGTTATATCAAGCATATTGCGGGGGAATCGGTGGCGGAGATGGTGAAGGGGAAGAGGTTTTCGGCATCGGCGGATTTCAGCCGGGTGAAAGAGGTGGAGGGTGTGATTATTTGTGTGCCGACTCCATTGAATAAGAATCGGGAGCCGGATATTTCGTTTATTTTGGAGACGGGGAAGGCGATCGCGCCGCATTTGGCGAAGGGGACGCTGGTGGTGCTGGAGTCGACGACATATCCAGGGACGACGGATGAGGATTTGCGCGGGGTGTTGGAGGCGGGTTCAGGATTGAAGGCGGGGGTGGATTTTCACCTGGCGTTTTCGCCGGAGCGTGAAGATCCGGGTAATGTGTTGAGCAAGGTGTCGAAGATTCCGAAGGTGATCGGGGGTTATACGCCGGCGTGTCTGGAGCGGGCGAAGGCACTGTATGGAATGGCGATTCAGACGCTGGTGCCGGTGTCGTCGTGCCGGGTGGCGGAGGCGACGAAGCTGTTGGAGAATATTTTTCGCAGTGTGAACATCGCGTTGGTGAATGAGTTGAAGCTGGTGTACGGAGCGATGGGGATTGATGTGTGGGAGGTGATTAACGCGGCGAAGACGAAGCCGTTTGGTTTCATGCCGTTTTATCCCGGGCCGGGTTTGGGCGGGCATTGTATTCCGATTGACCCGTTTTATCTGACGTGGAAGGCGCGGGAATTTAATCAGAACACGCGGTTTATTGAGCTGGCGGGTGAGATTAATACAGCGATGCCGAATTATGTGATTAACCGGACAGCGGAGGCGTTGAATACGCATCGGAAGCCGGTGAATGGGAGTCGGGTTTTGATCGTGGGACTGGCGTATAAGCCGAATGTGGATGATGAGCGGGAATCGCCGAGTTATGTGTTGATGAGTCTGTTGACGGAGCGGGGAGCGGAGGTGGCGTATCATGATCCGTATGTGCCGGTGATCAAGCCGACGCGTGAACATCCGCAGTGGGCCGGAACGCGTTCGGTGCCCTGGACGCGGGAGTCGTTACAAGGTTTTGATGCGGTGATTATCGCGACGAATCATCTGGTGACCAATTACCAGGAGCTGGCGGATTGGTGTCCCTGCATCATTGATACGCGGAATGCGATGGTAAGTGTGCCGACCAAGGAAGGCCAGGTTTGGAAGGCATAA